In Chryseobacterium lactis, a single genomic region encodes these proteins:
- a CDS encoding DUF937 domain-containing protein, translated as MSLIDLLTGNTSNQVAEQAENKFGISRNQVIALLAVATPLIISYLRNKSQDSKEAEALNSALDKDHNGSILNDASQIEARQAEGGSILDHVFGGQKSTVENQLSQNTGISIDKIGPILAMLAPVVMGYIGQQKQQNNVGAGGLGDLLGGILGNASNQAQTQQSNPLNDILGSVLGNGGQSQSSGNPLNDILGSVLGGGSGNQQQQGGGGLGSILGNILGGGK; from the coding sequence ATGAGTTTAATTGACCTACTTACGGGGAACACAAGCAACCAGGTTGCTGAACAGGCTGAAAATAAATTCGGAATCAGCAGAAATCAGGTAATTGCCTTATTGGCAGTAGCTACACCTCTTATTATTTCTTATCTTAGGAATAAATCTCAGGACTCTAAAGAAGCAGAAGCTTTAAACAGTGCTTTAGATAAAGACCACAATGGAAGTATTTTAAATGACGCTTCACAAATTGAGGCAAGACAGGCTGAAGGAGGTTCTATTCTTGATCATGTTTTTGGCGGACAAAAAAGTACTGTTGAAAATCAGCTGTCACAAAATACAGGAATTTCAATTGATAAAATCGGACCCATTCTTGCGATGCTAGCCCCAGTTGTTATGGGATATATCGGTCAGCAAAAACAACAAAACAATGTTGGTGCCGGTGGTTTAGGAGATCTTTTGGGAGGAATCCTTGGAAATGCATCCAACCAGGCTCAGACACAACAATCCAACCCTTTGAATGATATTTTGGGGAGTGTTTTAGGTAACGGAGGTCAGTCTCAGTCATCAGGAAATCCTTTAAATGACATTCTGGGCAGCGTTCTTGGCGGTGGTAGTGGAAATCAGCAACAACAAGGAGGCGGAG